Proteins encoded by one window of Marinoscillum sp. 108:
- a CDS encoding TonB-dependent receptor — MKYWIGGLMAIIGVELGAQTVSGTVYDQMSNTPLPGATISVSGTLTGVAADENGFYELTDLEPGHYRLLVSYVGYTGKTLSEVWVKTGVVTRLDVYLERNSSSLDEVIVTTNISITEPGKIGITEEQINRFAATYYDPARLVTSSPDVAVTNDQNNQISVRGISPNYNTWRLEGAEIVNPNHLSNAGTFLDQPSATGGGVNMLSAQMLSQSQFLYSTFDSRYSNSVGGVFDMNLKNGNTTQRQYTAQASLIGLDLATEGPFREGGKMTYAANYRYSFTGLLTQFGVDFGGESIGFQDLSLNVSTPLGTRSRLKVFGTGGLSFNNFDHKPMAESEVIKDRRDIYYDNKTGVIGASLKSGFDNSHLTTSVVLSGYENTRDQYGYDDNDVQDTSLIQHNSQRILSMHSSYERSVGGANVTLGVLANQYHWTGSLQGIFDHSLNQFLINPYAQVEWYIFSDLKVKAGVNYNQSADDSSIDPRISLTQQLNANNSFILAGGKYSQLTNPYNSDFVSFYGGQRWGEIYELLKSYRGTLTHVYEKRGFNVQSEFFGYYYPSVIALGERTAWTFGGTLTSEKSFSDGLYFRLGGSLFESEIEGFVIQPYNTRYNMSMAAGKEWDVSKGTKNRRLGLNLRGQYQGGFYYSENIPTTDGSMSGYSRFDYRTAPYLRFDVRLLWTRYRENRTTSIALDLQNASGVQNEGYKYFDGFTNQLETQYQLGLIPILTYRVEW; from the coding sequence ATGAAATATTGGATTGGGGGACTGATGGCGATCATCGGTGTGGAGTTGGGTGCGCAGACCGTATCGGGAACTGTTTACGATCAGATGAGTAATACTCCACTGCCGGGGGCTACCATCAGTGTATCCGGTACGCTCACCGGAGTAGCGGCTGATGAAAATGGTTTCTACGAATTGACTGATTTGGAACCTGGCCATTATCGGCTTCTGGTTAGTTACGTGGGTTATACCGGCAAGACCCTATCGGAAGTTTGGGTGAAGACCGGAGTGGTCACTCGTCTAGATGTGTACCTGGAGCGCAATAGCTCCAGTCTGGACGAGGTGATAGTCACCACCAATATCTCTATCACTGAGCCGGGTAAGATCGGGATCACTGAAGAACAGATCAATCGGTTTGCAGCCACCTATTATGACCCGGCCAGGCTGGTCACCAGCTCACCGGATGTGGCAGTTACCAACGATCAGAACAATCAGATTTCAGTACGTGGAATCTCTCCCAACTACAACACGTGGAGGCTGGAGGGTGCAGAGATTGTTAACCCCAATCACCTGTCTAATGCGGGTACTTTTTTGGACCAACCATCTGCCACTGGTGGAGGGGTGAATATGCTCAGTGCTCAGATGCTCAGTCAGTCGCAGTTTTTGTACAGCACCTTCGATTCGAGGTACAGCAACAGTGTTGGGGGAGTCTTCGATATGAACCTCAAAAACGGGAACACCACCCAGCGTCAATATACAGCCCAGGCTTCACTCATTGGTCTGGATTTGGCCACAGAGGGTCCTTTCAGGGAAGGAGGTAAAATGACCTATGCGGCTAATTATCGCTATTCATTTACGGGCCTACTCACTCAGTTTGGAGTGGATTTTGGGGGAGAGTCCATTGGCTTTCAGGACCTCTCACTGAATGTTTCCACACCTCTGGGTACCCGGTCGCGGTTGAAAGTTTTTGGTACAGGCGGACTCAGTTTCAACAACTTCGACCATAAGCCAATGGCTGAATCTGAGGTGATCAAAGACCGCCGGGACATATATTATGACAACAAGACCGGAGTGATAGGCGCCAGCCTGAAGTCAGGTTTTGACAACAGTCACCTTACCACGTCAGTGGTGCTCTCGGGCTATGAAAATACCCGTGATCAATATGGGTATGATGATAACGATGTTCAGGATACGAGCTTGATTCAGCACAATAGTCAGCGGATTCTGAGTATGCATTCATCCTACGAGCGATCTGTGGGTGGTGCCAATGTGACACTGGGTGTTCTGGCGAATCAATACCACTGGACAGGGAGCTTGCAAGGGATATTTGATCATTCGTTGAATCAGTTTCTGATTAATCCTTATGCGCAAGTAGAATGGTATATTTTCAGTGATCTCAAGGTTAAGGCGGGAGTGAACTATAACCAAAGTGCCGACGATTCGAGTATTGACCCCAGGATTTCATTGACCCAGCAGCTCAATGCCAACAACTCTTTCATCCTTGCTGGGGGAAAGTATAGCCAACTGACCAACCCATATAATTCAGATTTTGTCAGTTTCTATGGAGGACAGCGTTGGGGTGAGATATATGAATTATTGAAGTCATATCGTGGTACACTTACCCATGTGTATGAAAAGCGTGGGTTTAATGTTCAGAGTGAATTTTTTGGATATTACTACCCATCAGTAATAGCACTAGGCGAACGAACAGCGTGGACCTTCGGTGGCACGTTGACTTCAGAGAAGAGCTTTTCCGATGGCCTTTATTTCAGGCTTGGGGGTAGCTTGTTCGAATCAGAAATTGAGGGGTTTGTGATTCAGCCCTACAATACCAGGTATAATATGAGTATGGCCGCTGGCAAGGAGTGGGATGTGTCTAAAGGAACCAAAAACAGGCGTCTGGGACTAAACCTAAGGGGCCAGTATCAGGGAGGCTTTTATTATTCTGAAAATATTCCAACCACTGATGGTTCTATGTCCGGTTATTCAAGATTTGATTATCGCACAGCTCCATATTTACGTTTTGATGTACGTCTGTTGTGGACCCGATACCGGGAAAATCGTACTACATCCATAGCACTTGACCTGCAGAATGCATCGGGCGTTCAAAACGAGGGATATAAGTATTTTGATGGGTTTACCAACCAACTGGAAACTCAGTACCAACTCGGTTTAATTCCCATCCTTACCTACAGGGTAGAGTGGTAA
- a CDS encoding sugar phosphate isomerase/epimerase, with translation MTYKRRTFLKTTAVASAAIAAMPSLMASVVKPSTKIGVQLYTVRNEMSSDPKGTLEKIARIGYQKLEGAGYDAGKIYGFSGKEFGSIVSDLGMELTSGHMSSQVFAEGFDQALEFMVDAGQQYAVFPWLSPEQRVSLDQYKGYAATLSKCAEKAKSAGITVCYHNHDFEFQELDGELPMNILLSETDPEMVKIELDLYWITRAGLDPIQFFKDNSGRVPMWHVKDIANTPERGFAEVGTGTIDFQSIFAEKKTSGMKHFFVEQDQSENPLKSIELSYKNLTEKILG, from the coding sequence ATGACTTACAAGAGAAGAACCTTTCTTAAAACCACAGCGGTAGCGTCTGCGGCCATAGCCGCCATGCCATCGCTGATGGCTTCAGTTGTCAAACCGTCTACTAAAATTGGGGTGCAGCTGTATACTGTGAGAAATGAAATGAGCAGTGATCCTAAGGGTACCTTAGAAAAGATTGCCAGGATAGGCTATCAAAAGCTGGAGGGCGCCGGCTACGATGCGGGTAAAATTTATGGTTTTTCGGGGAAAGAATTTGGGAGCATCGTGAGCGACCTGGGTATGGAATTGACCAGTGGTCATATGTCTTCTCAGGTTTTTGCCGAAGGGTTTGATCAGGCGCTGGAGTTCATGGTAGATGCGGGACAGCAGTATGCAGTTTTTCCGTGGCTTTCTCCCGAGCAACGCGTGTCATTGGATCAGTACAAAGGGTATGCAGCTACTCTGAGCAAATGCGCTGAGAAAGCTAAATCAGCTGGAATTACGGTTTGTTATCACAACCATGACTTTGAGTTTCAGGAACTGGATGGTGAGCTTCCAATGAATATTCTACTGAGTGAAACAGATCCTGAAATGGTGAAGATTGAGCTGGATTTATATTGGATCACCAGGGCAGGATTGGATCCTATTCAGTTTTTCAAAGACAACAGTGGCCGTGTGCCCATGTGGCATGTCAAGGATATAGCGAACACGCCAGAGCGTGGTTTTGCTGAAGTGGGTACCGGTACCATAGATTTTCAGTCCATTTTTGCAGAGAAGAAGACTTCAGGAATGAAGCACTTTTTTGTGGAGCAGGATCAGTCGGAAAACCCACTGAAAAGCATAGAACTTTCTTATAAAAACCTGACAGAAAAAATTCTAGGATAA
- a CDS encoding FAD-binding oxidoreductase: protein MTSPTSYQQNITEFPVRNIEKIHLPKDLEALKTILLQAGESNRPVYPISTGHNWGLGSRMPVNDADIIDLKHLNRIIEVNRELRYARVEPGVTQQQLYDYLEVHAPELMLNVTGSDSGSSILGNIVDRGSGKSGHRAEDLRELTVMLADGQLIRTGFGELQGSQGSFYKYGLGPDLTHLFTQSNYAIVTEAVVNLRVKQPFNLYLAVLDKSGLKGFLNKMAELVAQELVGYSLEIDSQNDPKIYELFESGKDFNDKWFAWFVVTGHEEVLPAKHSVVTKALGSLVAELKAYPSSDDHSSSTPPVRVRIDRYHGQPNDHSLLATARKFGVELSGKEVNLDLYPQIPGFRCVLPVIPFTGASSDIIQYLESFSKSRGLDPAISIIALNDYSLEVFVRVYFDRSDQSAISQAGTWARDLLSELKQQGIYPYRLDIENMAPYLQELKNPYTLLQCQLKNLFDPNNIIAPGRYS, encoded by the coding sequence ATGACCAGCCCAACCAGCTATCAGCAGAACATAACGGAATTTCCTGTCCGCAATATTGAGAAGATCCATTTACCCAAGGACCTGGAAGCACTCAAAACCATTCTTCTGCAGGCAGGTGAATCCAATCGTCCGGTATACCCGATCTCTACCGGACATAACTGGGGCCTGGGTTCGAGGATGCCAGTGAATGACGCGGACATTATAGACCTGAAGCATCTCAATCGGATCATAGAGGTCAACCGGGAGCTACGCTATGCCAGAGTGGAACCGGGAGTCACTCAGCAGCAGCTCTATGATTATCTGGAAGTACATGCCCCTGAGCTTATGCTCAATGTGACAGGGAGTGATTCTGGTTCATCCATTCTGGGAAACATCGTTGATCGGGGTTCTGGTAAAAGTGGTCATAGAGCTGAGGATCTCCGTGAACTCACCGTGATGCTGGCCGATGGGCAGCTCATTCGCACAGGCTTTGGTGAGCTCCAAGGTAGTCAAGGATCCTTTTACAAATACGGACTCGGTCCAGACCTGACACACCTTTTCACCCAATCCAACTATGCCATTGTCACAGAAGCAGTGGTCAACCTCAGGGTGAAGCAGCCATTCAATCTTTATCTGGCCGTTTTGGACAAATCAGGCCTCAAGGGGTTTCTGAATAAAATGGCTGAGCTGGTGGCTCAGGAGTTGGTGGGTTATTCTCTGGAAATAGACAGTCAGAATGACCCCAAGATTTATGAATTATTTGAATCGGGCAAGGACTTCAATGATAAATGGTTTGCGTGGTTTGTGGTAACGGGGCATGAGGAAGTGCTCCCGGCCAAACACTCGGTGGTCACCAAAGCCCTAGGCAGCCTGGTAGCCGAACTGAAAGCCTATCCGTCTTCTGATGACCACTCCTCTTCCACCCCACCGGTAAGGGTACGGATAGACCGATATCACGGTCAGCCCAATGACCACTCACTTTTGGCCACCGCGAGGAAATTTGGTGTGGAGCTTTCGGGAAAGGAAGTAAACCTTGATCTTTATCCTCAGATTCCCGGATTTCGATGTGTCCTCCCAGTCATTCCTTTCACGGGTGCTTCGTCGGATATCATTCAATATTTGGAATCCTTTTCTAAATCTCGCGGACTGGATCCTGCTATTTCCATCATTGCCCTTAATGACTATAGCCTGGAGGTTTTTGTAAGGGTCTATTTCGATCGGTCCGATCAGAGTGCTATCTCGCAGGCAGGCACCTGGGCCCGTGACCTGTTGAGCGAACTAAAGCAGCAGGGCATCTACCCCTATCGACTCGATATTGAGAACATGGCCCCATATCTACAGGAGCTCAAAAACCCCTACACTTTGTTGCAATGCCAATTAAAAAACCTGTTCGATCCTAACAACATCATAGCTCCGGGAAGATATTCCTAA
- a CDS encoding DinB family protein, translating into MFDLKKATEVLERTPVILEHLLNDLSSQWILTNEGPGTWSPYDILGHLIHGEKTDWIPRMLIILSNDGSKTFTPFDRFAQEKASEGKSINDLLTDFKTLRAANLTTLRKQNISAEDLTKTGRHPDFGEVTLAQLLATWTVHDLNHLSQISRVMASQYSSDVGPWIQYLKILRG; encoded by the coding sequence ATGTTTGATCTAAAAAAAGCCACCGAAGTACTGGAACGAACACCTGTCATACTTGAGCACCTACTGAACGATCTTTCCTCACAATGGATCCTGACCAACGAAGGTCCTGGAACCTGGAGCCCTTATGACATACTGGGGCACCTCATCCATGGAGAAAAAACGGACTGGATACCCCGGATGCTGATCATATTGTCAAATGATGGGTCCAAAACCTTTACACCGTTTGACCGCTTTGCACAAGAAAAAGCCAGCGAGGGTAAATCAATCAATGACTTGTTGACTGACTTCAAAACCCTAAGAGCCGCTAACCTCACTACGCTCCGAAAACAAAACATCTCAGCGGAAGATTTGACCAAAACCGGGCGCCACCCCGACTTTGGTGAAGTCACACTCGCTCAGCTGCTCGCCACATGGACAGTGCATGACCTCAACCACCTGTCTCAAATATCTCGGGTGATGGCCAGCCAGTACTCCTCAGACGTGGGGCCATGGATTCAGTATCTTAAAATTTTAAGAGGTTAG
- a CDS encoding PQQ-dependent sugar dehydrogenase codes for MKRLGLLGLVGLFLSCGQTTHETKKEEAPEESRFVKEVFATNLYEPTELVVLPKGKVIFTQRRGGIKQYDLRTNELSDYDSIPVHHEKEDGLMGIALDPEFEQNDWVYLYYSPVGDEPVQHLSRFTYTAKGLINEVVMLKVPVQREECCHTGGSIQFGSDGLLYLSTGDNSNPFDSKGFSPSDERPGRSAWDAQKSSANTNDLRGKILRIKPEPDGSYSIPEGNLFVDDDPLTKPEIYVMGCRNPYRISVDPKRGWLFWGDVGPDAGEDVEGRGPRGHDEFNVAKEPGFFGWPLFVGDNYAYNEYDFSTGISQAKYDPAAPFNNSPNNTGLQNLPPAQPAKIYYPYARTDIFPQVKNGGRNAMAGPVYYSDMYEGRSKFPAYLDGRVIYYDWMRGFIYFLELDEEGNPTDWYSFMPNTEFNNAMDMEFGPDGNLYMIEYGTGWFTRNENAKLSRIRYIESNRPPVLEASVSRNSGSAPLEVRFDASGSKDYDGDKLKYQWEIEGETFNDSVFTYVFEKEGVYYPELTLSDGKGDYRTQQFTIEVGNEPPAVDIAITGNNTFFWQGRNIAYEVQISDLEDEKGAGISTDQIRFDINHYQSTDMAETLGHQVPVSNGLTLIESLDCKGCHKVNEKSIGPSYTAVADRYKTDRNAVNYLSRKIISGGGGVWGEQAMSAHPDLTTEDAASIVEYILSLGNQMSYPLEGTFKTSEATGRYLFTAAYKDRGKAPLRPIEVTRNIWLRPSRMPADLFDDSKDIQARGGEIRSIYHGSWVSFNNLDLTGIGSVSFLLANREKGGTVSIRTGAPDGVEIGRGEIYPDRSNGPTSTLEIEIKDVTGFQNVYFVFTNEGEENKLLYIRNIEFNPKP; via the coding sequence TTGAAAAGATTAGGCTTATTAGGGTTAGTAGGATTATTTCTATCGTGTGGGCAGACGACCCACGAAACCAAAAAGGAAGAGGCGCCGGAGGAAAGCAGATTTGTAAAAGAGGTTTTCGCTACCAATCTATATGAGCCTACCGAACTAGTGGTTCTTCCTAAAGGTAAAGTAATCTTTACACAGAGGAGGGGTGGAATTAAGCAGTATGATCTCAGAACCAATGAGCTCTCGGATTATGATTCTATTCCGGTGCATCATGAAAAAGAAGACGGCCTCATGGGGATCGCCCTTGATCCTGAGTTTGAGCAAAATGACTGGGTGTATTTGTACTATTCTCCGGTAGGAGATGAGCCTGTCCAGCATTTGTCCAGGTTTACCTATACAGCGAAGGGGCTGATCAATGAGGTGGTAATGCTGAAGGTACCTGTGCAGCGTGAAGAGTGCTGCCACACCGGGGGGTCTATTCAGTTTGGGAGTGACGGATTACTTTATCTATCCACAGGAGATAATAGTAATCCATTTGATTCCAAGGGGTTTTCTCCTTCTGATGAGCGCCCTGGCAGATCTGCCTGGGACGCACAGAAATCTTCCGCCAATACCAATGACCTCCGTGGAAAGATTCTTCGAATTAAACCTGAACCGGATGGTTCCTATAGCATCCCTGAGGGCAATCTTTTTGTAGATGACGATCCGCTCACCAAACCAGAGATTTACGTCATGGGTTGTAGAAATCCCTATCGTATTTCTGTAGACCCTAAGAGAGGATGGCTTTTTTGGGGCGACGTAGGGCCTGATGCCGGGGAGGATGTCGAAGGTAGAGGCCCGCGAGGGCATGATGAGTTCAATGTAGCCAAAGAACCCGGGTTTTTCGGATGGCCGCTTTTCGTTGGCGACAACTATGCATACAACGAATATGATTTTTCAACCGGCATTTCACAGGCCAAATATGACCCTGCGGCACCTTTCAATAACTCACCTAACAATACAGGATTGCAAAATTTGCCTCCTGCCCAGCCGGCAAAAATTTATTATCCTTATGCCCGTACAGATATATTCCCCCAGGTAAAAAATGGTGGACGTAATGCCATGGCCGGACCGGTGTACTACTCGGATATGTATGAAGGTCGCTCCAAATTTCCCGCTTATCTCGACGGTAGGGTGATCTACTATGACTGGATGCGGGGGTTCATTTATTTTCTGGAACTAGACGAGGAGGGCAATCCTACTGATTGGTATTCTTTTATGCCCAATACGGAATTCAACAACGCCATGGACATGGAGTTTGGACCTGATGGTAACCTCTATATGATCGAGTATGGTACAGGATGGTTTACCAGAAATGAAAATGCCAAACTTTCCAGAATCAGGTACATAGAGAGCAATCGACCTCCGGTTCTTGAGGCGTCAGTTTCCAGAAATAGTGGTTCTGCCCCACTAGAGGTACGGTTTGATGCGTCCGGATCCAAAGATTATGATGGTGATAAACTTAAATATCAATGGGAGATAGAAGGCGAGACATTCAATGACTCAGTATTTACCTATGTGTTTGAAAAAGAAGGTGTTTACTATCCCGAACTTACCCTGTCGGATGGTAAAGGAGACTATCGTACTCAGCAATTTACCATAGAGGTAGGTAATGAGCCACCCGCAGTGGATATCGCCATCACTGGTAATAATACTTTCTTTTGGCAAGGTCGCAACATAGCCTATGAAGTTCAAATCAGTGATCTGGAAGACGAAAAGGGAGCAGGGATTTCTACAGATCAAATTAGGTTTGACATCAACCATTACCAGTCTACGGATATGGCGGAGACCCTTGGTCATCAGGTGCCAGTCAGTAACGGACTCACACTCATCGAGTCCCTCGATTGTAAGGGCTGTCACAAAGTCAATGAAAAGTCAATTGGACCATCATACACAGCCGTGGCAGATCGGTATAAAACGGACCGCAACGCGGTTAATTACCTGAGTAGGAAGATCATCAGTGGTGGAGGAGGAGTATGGGGAGAGCAGGCCATGTCTGCGCATCCGGACCTCACCACCGAGGATGCCGCCAGCATAGTGGAGTATATATTGTCGCTGGGCAACCAAATGAGTTACCCATTGGAAGGGACTTTTAAGACCTCTGAGGCTACCGGCCGGTACCTGTTTACAGCCGCCTACAAGGATCGGGGCAAGGCTCCACTTCGCCCGATCGAAGTGACCCGCAATATCTGGTTGCGCCCATCGCGCATGCCTGCAGACCTGTTTGACGATTCGAAAGACATTCAGGCTCGTGGTGGAGAAATCAGAAGCATCTACCATGGCTCGTGGGTGAGCTTCAATAATCTTGACCTGACCGGAATTGGGAGTGTGTCCTTTTTACTAGCCAATAGAGAAAAGGGAGGCACCGTATCTATCCGCACAGGTGCTCCTGACGGAGTAGAGATAGGCCGGGGAGAAATTTATCCCGACCGCTCTAATGGCCCGACCAGTACATTGGAGATAGAGATCAAAGATGTCACTGGTTTCCAAAATGTCTACTTTGTATTTACCAATGAGGGAGAGGAAAACAAGCTCCTATATATTCGAAATATTGAATTCAACCCAAAACCTTAA
- a CDS encoding DUF1801 domain-containing protein, translating to MNLREIDLFFEAQEEPNKGCMLALRQFLLAFNPHITEAWKWRLPFYLYKGKTFCYLWTDKKTKMPYVGIVEGGKIAHPMLIKGDRTRMKILPIDPNSDLPVEVLEEVLEEARTFYR from the coding sequence ATGAACTTACGGGAAATAGACCTATTCTTTGAAGCACAGGAAGAGCCTAATAAAGGGTGCATGTTGGCTTTAAGACAATTTTTATTGGCCTTTAATCCTCATATCACAGAAGCATGGAAGTGGAGACTTCCGTTTTATCTCTACAAGGGCAAGACATTCTGTTATTTGTGGACGGACAAAAAAACCAAAATGCCATATGTGGGTATTGTGGAAGGAGGGAAGATCGCACACCCGATGCTGATCAAAGGGGATCGTACACGTATGAAAATTTTACCCATCGACCCCAATAGTGACTTGCCTGTAGAGGTGCTGGAAGAGGTGTTAGAAGAGGCCAGAACATTTTATAGATGA
- a CDS encoding gluconate:H+ symporter yields the protein MSLLIILLCIVILVLLITWARLNPFLAFIIVSILTGLLLGVPLQEVTTIVEQGIGGMLGGLVIVIVLGAMLGKLVAETGAAQKITNVLMSVFGEKKIQWALMTTGFVVGIPLFYNVGFVLLVPLIFSVSYQFKIKAVYIGIPMLAALSVTHGFLPPHPSPTALVGQLNADMGLTLIYGFCLAVPAIILAGPVFAKTLRNIEAKPLKTFQAEAKPEDQLPGAFNSFFSALLPVFLLGGAALVQLFWAPAGLAGQIIGFIGDPSIVMILALAYATYSIGLQQGYGMKGVMEFYTDAIKDISPILLIVAGAGALKQVFVVSGVSIELVSGLQDMNIHPLVLGWLIAAIIRVCIGSATVAGLTAAGILAPVMGQVDVDPNLMVLSVGAGSLLFSHVNDSGFWMYKEYFNLSIKDTIRSWSVMETIVSVVGLIGVMILDLII from the coding sequence ATGTCTTTGTTAATTATCCTTCTTTGTATTGTCATTCTGGTGCTATTAATCACCTGGGCCAGGCTTAATCCTTTTCTTGCTTTTATTATTGTATCCATTCTCACAGGCTTGCTTCTGGGTGTTCCGCTCCAGGAAGTGACCACCATTGTGGAGCAAGGGATAGGAGGAATGCTTGGAGGGCTTGTCATTGTGATCGTGTTGGGGGCGATGCTGGGTAAACTCGTGGCGGAAACAGGTGCGGCTCAGAAGATCACCAATGTGCTGATGAGTGTTTTTGGTGAAAAGAAGATTCAATGGGCACTGATGACCACCGGCTTTGTGGTGGGGATTCCACTTTTTTACAATGTGGGCTTTGTGCTGTTGGTGCCATTGATTTTCTCAGTGAGCTATCAGTTCAAAATCAAAGCAGTTTATATAGGGATTCCCATGCTGGCTGCCCTATCCGTCACGCATGGTTTTCTGCCACCCCACCCGTCACCTACGGCACTTGTAGGGCAGCTGAATGCCGACATGGGACTTACCCTTATTTATGGGTTTTGTCTGGCAGTGCCGGCCATTATACTCGCTGGCCCCGTATTTGCCAAGACACTTCGAAATATTGAGGCCAAACCACTCAAGACATTTCAGGCCGAGGCTAAGCCAGAGGATCAGTTGCCAGGTGCTTTTAATAGCTTCTTTTCCGCCCTTCTACCAGTATTTTTATTGGGCGGTGCTGCTTTGGTACAGCTCTTTTGGGCGCCCGCAGGATTGGCCGGGCAAATCATAGGGTTTATTGGAGATCCTTCCATTGTCATGATTCTGGCGCTGGCCTATGCCACCTATTCTATAGGACTTCAGCAAGGCTATGGTATGAAAGGTGTGATGGAGTTTTATACGGATGCCATCAAGGACATTTCGCCGATCCTATTGATCGTGGCTGGTGCCGGAGCACTCAAACAGGTTTTTGTGGTGAGTGGAGTAAGTATAGAATTGGTATCAGGGTTGCAAGATATGAACATTCATCCTTTGGTGCTTGGTTGGTTGATTGCGGCCATCATCAGGGTATGTATTGGGTCGGCCACAGTGGCGGGGCTTACTGCAGCGGGTATTCTGGCTCCTGTGATGGGCCAGGTGGATGTAGATCCTAATCTGATGGTTCTTTCTGTGGGCGCTGGTAGCTTACTTTTTTCGCATGTCAACGACAGTGGCTTTTGGATGTACAAAGAGTATTTCAATCTCAGCATTAAGGATACCATCAGGTCTTGGTCGGTCATGGAGACCATCGTGTCAGTGGTTGGATTGATTGGTGTAATGATCCTGGATTTGATCATTTGA